Proteins encoded within one genomic window of Candidatus Zixiibacteriota bacterium:
- a CDS encoding serine/threonine-protein kinase, with protein sequence MEQQFIGSYKVLRKIGAGGMAKVYLAVHQDVPNLKVILKILDDPRLSDRFLQEADKLALLDGHPNICRIKHFFSNGDDTVIAMEYIEGLTLDERIKAEGTLPVGEAARIAIAVLDILSFAHSKDVFHRDIKPGNIMLDKHGTVKVIDFGIAKSKTDPNLTVAGTACGTPAYMAPEQFNPTEDTDYALVDVYAVGTTLFVMLTGEAPFKGDNPFAIRDAKMFEDPPRVRSLNPDVSPEMDEIVARAIAKNAAERYQSAAEMAEALSPFADGPVAHRMEPVHKPNDATIDTPMPTIPASSATPPPSKPSGGKSKIGLFAGLGGAVIVVIIAVIWLLAGGDDNNGQNNVNTTTPVATTGVIDFSIKPNSDVYLDDGIIGQATDKILMVVNTGLHAVRVENPTTPEKVIYDTVYVSDTADVVRSYSFSAPAATSQPQSQPTNNRPTQTTAPATVKYGTVVVGSSPKGADIFIDGELQSQKTNFSFNKIEPGNHTIRVVLDDKSADTTFVVKPDGRHKVKFDLD encoded by the coding sequence ATGGAGCAGCAATTCATCGGTAGTTACAAGGTCTTGCGGAAGATCGGCGCCGGGGGGATGGCCAAGGTTTATCTGGCGGTGCACCAGGATGTTCCGAATCTGAAGGTGATTCTTAAGATCCTCGACGATCCCCGCTTGAGCGACCGTTTCCTGCAAGAGGCGGACAAACTGGCGCTGCTGGACGGTCACCCCAACATCTGTCGTATCAAGCACTTCTTCAGCAACGGCGATGATACGGTCATTGCCATGGAGTATATCGAGGGGCTTACCCTCGACGAACGGATCAAGGCTGAAGGAACCCTGCCGGTCGGCGAAGCGGCGCGTATCGCGATAGCGGTACTTGACATTCTCAGTTTCGCTCATAGCAAGGATGTGTTTCATCGCGACATTAAGCCGGGCAATATCATGCTCGACAAACACGGCACGGTCAAGGTTATCGATTTCGGCATTGCCAAGAGCAAAACCGATCCGAATCTCACCGTCGCCGGCACCGCCTGCGGCACCCCGGCCTACATGGCTCCGGAACAGTTCAATCCAACCGAGGATACCGACTACGCCCTGGTTGACGTATATGCCGTGGGCACCACTTTGTTCGTAATGCTCACCGGCGAAGCGCCGTTCAAAGGCGACAATCCTTTTGCCATTCGCGACGCCAAAATGTTCGAAGACCCGCCGAGAGTCCGCTCGCTCAATCCCGATGTCAGCCCCGAGATGGATGAAATCGTAGCTCGCGCCATTGCGAAAAATGCCGCCGAGCGTTACCAATCGGCAGCCGAAATGGCCGAGGCGCTCAGTCCTTTTGCCGACGGACCCGTCGCACATCGCATGGAACCGGTGCATAAGCCGAACGATGCCACTATCGACACTCCGATGCCGACGATCCCGGCGTCGTCAGCCACTCCTCCCCCCTCCAAACCGAGCGGTGGAAAATCGAAAATAGGGCTGTTTGCCGGACTGGGCGGAGCTGTTATTGTCGTGATTATAGCCGTTATCTGGCTTCTTGCGGGCGGCGACGACAACAACGGACAAAACAACGTAAACACAACCACCCCCGTGGCCACCACCGGTGTTATCGATTTCTCGATCAAACCCAACAGCGACGTTTACCTCGATGACGGCATAATCGGCCAGGCTACCGATAAAATTCTCATGGTTGTCAATACCGGTTTACACGCCGTTCGGGTGGAAAATCCCACCACACCGGAGAAAGTCATTTATGACACGGTGTACGTTTCCGACACTGCCGATGTGGTTCGTTCCTACAGCTTCAGCGCACCGGCCGCCACTTCCCAACCTCAATCTCAACCGACCAACAACCGCCCCACACAGACGACCGCACCGGCAACGGTAAAATACGGAACGGTGGTGGTGGGGTCATCACCGAAGGGTGCGGATATATTTATCGACGGTGAACTGCAATCACAGAAAACGAATTTTTCGTTTAATAAAATTGAACCCGGAAATCACACGATCCGAGTGGTGCTCGACGACAAATCGGCCGATACGACTTTTGTCGTCAAACCTGACGGCCGTCACAAAGTCAAGTTCGATCTTGACTAA
- a CDS encoding CsgG/HfaB family protein, which yields MYRHGKTVRVLGLLMLIFLFSGFATADRIAAQETIADQLARALGYYNDLEFDAGIKLANEVLKRPDITAQDSIATYEILSILTYAKGEDYLRESVTYLNKINSIGPCILQLPRDIWPQELRDKWFDILREANKLNCPTDSKPGMKTIAIMEFDNFSIGKYKDELVSLGKALADFFEHDFRKISDLRVVERDKIDFILKELELQRSGEVDPATAVRIGKILGAQYMVFGSITQMDAKNTRMVVRAVDVETSEVIASVDKEGKPDYSKMEKELVEELAAKFEVPVDDEAKAMLQEGGTESYDATTYYAKGLEYMDRYDYNKAYEFFKKAYETDPEFAEAKRKMEIYQPLAG from the coding sequence ATGTACAGACATGGAAAAACTGTCCGTGTTCTGGGGCTGTTGATGTTGATCTTTTTGTTCAGCGGCTTCGCTACCGCCGATCGCATCGCCGCCCAGGAAACCATAGCTGATCAACTGGCCAGGGCCCTCGGCTATTACAACGATCTCGAGTTCGACGCCGGGATCAAGCTGGCTAACGAAGTCCTCAAACGACCGGATATTACCGCCCAGGATTCGATTGCCACCTACGAAATCCTGTCGATTCTGACCTATGCCAAAGGCGAGGATTACCTGCGTGAGTCAGTGACCTACCTCAACAAGATCAACTCCATCGGTCCCTGCATTCTTCAACTGCCCCGGGATATCTGGCCCCAGGAACTGCGCGACAAATGGTTCGACATACTGCGTGAAGCGAACAAGCTCAACTGCCCGACCGACAGCAAACCGGGTATGAAAACTATCGCCATTATGGAGTTCGACAACTTCTCCATCGGTAAATACAAAGACGAACTGGTCTCACTCGGCAAAGCGCTGGCTGATTTCTTCGAACACGATTTCCGTAAAATATCCGACCTCAGGGTAGTCGAACGTGATAAGATCGACTTCATCCTCAAGGAACTGGAACTGCAGCGTTCCGGCGAGGTCGACCCCGCCACAGCCGTACGGATCGGGAAAATTCTCGGCGCTCAGTACATGGTGTTCGGCAGCATTACTCAGATGGACGCCAAGAATACTCGCATGGTCGTGCGGGCCGTGGATGTCGAGACCTCGGAGGTTATCGCATCGGTCGATAAAGAAGGCAAACCGGATTATTCGAAGATGGAGAAGGAGCTGGTCGAAGAACTGGCCGCTAAATTCGAGGTACCGGTCGATGATGAAGCCAAGGCGATGTTGCAGGAGGGCGGCACGGAATCTTACGACGCGACCACTTATTACGCCAAGGGATTGGAATATATGGATCGGTACGACTATAACAAGGCCTACGAATTCTTCAAGAAAGCCTACGAGACCGATCCCGAGTTCGCCGAGGCAAAGCGTAAGATGGAAATCTATCAACCGCTGGCCGGTTAG
- a CDS encoding tetratricopeptide repeat protein has protein sequence MHNRLILAVVLMAILASGCTPSFYAQGRKHIEQGRYDDAIDALYAEIASHPQRADAWRELGVAFYEKGNFEKAQDALQQAAAISPDARTQLFMGLIAEKQGQFDGAIRAYTGALALQSKGSTARQVRAHLDQLVARQIEREASEAIAAEAEINVDTIPRQTIAVANFDGSYLPPELAPIARGLAEFTAIDLAKVNQLTVLDRMKLDMILKELQLGQSGVVDPTTAPRVGRLMGTARIVTGSALSVGDDGLKLDGAIVSTIDSTSTRTAGIEGNLEQFFDLEKKFVFSIIDNLGITLTPEERDAISEVPTEDYLAFLAYCRGLDYESRGMRQAAQQEFQQAKEIDNNFDLAEFELNSVTLGGTSYGESFVQLENTVLGDLTTGVTSPGLTLDSRLSNIVINSGNLPFNLPSGSSTVLQPPYTMTVRIYIRGNLDAM, from the coding sequence ATGCATAACAGACTTATACTGGCGGTCGTGCTGATGGCAATTCTGGCGAGCGGTTGTACGCCGAGTTTCTATGCTCAGGGCCGCAAACACATAGAGCAGGGACGCTACGACGATGCGATCGACGCCTTATACGCGGAGATTGCCTCCCACCCGCAAAGAGCCGACGCGTGGCGCGAGTTGGGCGTAGCCTTCTACGAAAAAGGCAATTTCGAAAAAGCCCAGGATGCCCTGCAGCAGGCCGCGGCCATCTCCCCCGATGCCCGCACGCAGCTCTTCATGGGGCTGATCGCCGAAAAACAGGGGCAGTTCGACGGCGCTATTCGCGCCTACACCGGGGCCCTCGCCCTCCAGTCCAAAGGCTCCACCGCCCGCCAGGTGCGAGCCCATCTGGACCAACTGGTTGCCCGTCAAATCGAGCGTGAGGCTTCCGAGGCAATTGCCGCCGAGGCGGAAATAAACGTAGACACCATTCCGAGACAAACAATCGCCGTAGCTAATTTCGATGGCTCCTATCTGCCGCCGGAACTGGCTCCGATTGCCCGAGGCCTGGCTGAGTTTACCGCCATCGACCTGGCCAAGGTCAACCAGCTTACCGTGCTCGACCGCATGAAGCTGGATATGATTCTCAAGGAACTCCAACTAGGACAGTCCGGTGTGGTCGATCCGACCACCGCCCCGCGTGTCGGTCGACTCATGGGTACGGCCCGGATCGTTACCGGATCGGCTCTTTCGGTCGGCGACGACGGCCTCAAGCTTGACGGCGCAATCGTCAGCACGATCGACAGCACATCCACCCGCACCGCCGGTATCGAGGGGAACCTCGAACAGTTCTTTGACCTGGAGAAAAAATTCGTTTTCTCGATCATTGACAACCTTGGCATCACCTTGACACCCGAAGAACGTGATGCGATTTCGGAAGTCCCGACTGAGGATTATCTGGCGTTCCTGGCTTATTGCCGGGGGCTGGACTACGAGTCCCGAGGCATGCGTCAGGCGGCGCAGCAGGAATTCCAGCAGGCTAAGGAGATCGATAATAACTTCGACCTGGCCGAATTCGAACTCAATTCAGTAACTCTCGGCGGCACTTCCTACGGAGAGTCGTTCGTACAACTCGAGAACACTGTTTTAGGCGATTTGACCACCGGCGTGACATCACCAGGCCTGACCCTCGACTCCCGACTGAGCAATATCGTGATCAACAGCGGGAACCTCCCGTTCAACCTTCCGAGCGGTTCTTCAACGGTATTGCAGCCGCCGTATACGATGACCGTTCGGATCTATATAAGGGGGAACCTCGATGCGATGTAA
- a CDS encoding T9SS type A sorting domain-containing protein, translating to MKSKITVLLLVTVSVMTVMGSSITRAATYKVPSDYKTIQDALYGKVTDGDTIMVEPGKYSGDGFRDLIFPFVVIHLTSEAGAAGTSINVEGDAETNHRFAAIGSDNGPSEGSTIEGFTFTGGYESWNAGAIIYDYGTSTTIRNCIFRDNVGGAYQGIYFEGTIANCTFLNNYMPTGEEVDGKGGAMQLLYSAGTVTGCTFEGNTSDMNGGALYSRESSTTISNCTFDGNSTSTGGALYTYGSGLQVTGCLFINNAVGGYGGAIAIDGYTSPTFIENTIVGNSAKYGSAVYVNTNLGIDARGASPMVSLDAMASTFTANLIAYNTGAAAFYIAENGGFTFGCNDIYGNSGGDWTGGIAGYLGLSGNISSDPMFCSQATGDFTVTANSPCAPDNNTCARQIGAYDVGCDAVSIVIEPTSVLFAINYNTGNPTDQTVDISNGGGYELNWAVDYSASWLTVAPVEGTNSGQLTLSVDVTGLTIGSYYDTLVVVDGNAINSPLNIPVQLDITYSEPPVFDPIVTEATVLTDGETPRVIAYQGESLTISYHATDADGNIPEIGYETIPTGATFVAGGDGTGVFTWDPVSATSGQYDCIITASDESQTVYSSVIVEINVAPSFSTACNVATIDEGTSWYCDFTVADPVNPEGYTTNVTAADLPANALLEFIGSMTWRLTFSPDYTQVGQNYTFDVVADDGFRQAVESVSLTVSNVVLQVVQVTPDPDLADMMLHDSIIIQFNEAIDVSTMGNGVVITSARGSAFQRSYNGDTYSVILKPSTYGMEQLDTINVVVSGGLRDLAGQWMSEPYTRTFFSGARVYPGDANNDGIVDERDLLPMGLYWSRTGPARLEEASLEFVGVMAHVRSGSSVWTPAPAVYADADGNGLIDAEDICGLGENWSATHLVERSQETGWALSEESVAGEVIQQMLAAAIECPETPGTKQLREMLQTALGEAAPALPTSLTLYGNYPNPFNPTTTISYYLPEAGQVTVEIFNLLGQRVATPVDQSLPAGYHAVEWNGRDQSGAMVASGIYLYRLSSGSEIKTGRMMLLK from the coding sequence GTGAAGAGTAAGATAACTGTATTGCTGTTGGTAACGGTTTCTGTCATGACAGTAATGGGAAGCAGTATAACTCGGGCAGCAACGTACAAGGTCCCGTCGGACTATAAAACCATTCAGGATGCTTTATACGGCAAAGTGACAGACGGCGACACGATCATGGTGGAACCGGGGAAATACTCCGGAGACGGCTTCCGCGATCTTATTTTTCCCTTTGTAGTGATTCATTTGACATCGGAGGCCGGCGCCGCCGGTACGAGCATCAATGTGGAGGGCGACGCTGAAACGAACCATCGCTTCGCTGCGATCGGAAGTGATAACGGCCCCAGCGAGGGTTCTACGATTGAAGGTTTCACGTTTACCGGCGGCTATGAGTCCTGGAATGCGGGGGCGATAATTTATGATTATGGAACAAGTACAACTATTCGAAATTGCATCTTTCGTGATAATGTCGGCGGTGCTTACCAGGGTATTTATTTCGAAGGTACTATCGCAAACTGCACTTTTCTCAACAATTATATGCCAACCGGCGAAGAGGTCGATGGAAAAGGCGGTGCTATGCAGCTCTTGTATTCGGCTGGGACCGTGACCGGTTGTACGTTTGAGGGAAACACGTCCGATATGAACGGTGGGGCATTGTATTCGCGTGAGTCCTCGACAACAATTTCCAATTGTACTTTTGACGGCAACAGCACGAGCACCGGGGGAGCGCTGTATACGTATGGTTCGGGTTTGCAGGTTACGGGCTGCCTTTTCATTAATAATGCGGTGGGCGGTTATGGCGGCGCAATCGCTATTGATGGCTATACCAGCCCGACCTTTATCGAGAATACAATTGTGGGCAACTCCGCGAAATACGGCAGTGCGGTGTACGTCAACACCAACCTGGGGATTGACGCAAGAGGTGCATCGCCGATGGTTTCCCTGGATGCGATGGCCTCCACTTTTACCGCCAACCTGATTGCTTACAACACCGGTGCGGCAGCGTTCTATATCGCCGAGAACGGCGGCTTCACGTTTGGTTGCAATGATATATACGGCAACTCCGGCGGCGACTGGACCGGTGGTATTGCGGGTTATTTGGGACTTTCCGGTAACATTTCGTCTGATCCCATGTTTTGCAGTCAGGCTACGGGTGACTTCACCGTGACGGCCAACTCACCGTGTGCCCCCGATAACAACACCTGTGCTCGTCAGATAGGTGCTTACGATGTGGGCTGCGATGCGGTGAGCATAGTGATCGAGCCGACCTCGGTCTTATTCGCAATAAACTACAATACGGGTAATCCGACCGACCAGACGGTTGATATCTCCAACGGCGGCGGCTACGAGTTGAATTGGGCGGTTGATTACAGTGCGTCCTGGCTCACGGTTGCACCGGTTGAAGGGACCAACAGCGGTCAGCTCACATTGAGTGTCGATGTGACCGGCTTGACGATAGGTTCCTATTACGACACGCTGGTGGTGGTCGACGGCAATGCGATCAACTCACCGCTTAATATCCCGGTGCAGCTTGATATCACTTATTCCGAACCGCCGGTGTTCGATCCGATTGTCACCGAAGCTACGGTTCTTACCGACGGCGAAACGCCTCGTGTGATTGCCTATCAAGGTGAGTCGTTGACGATTTCCTATCATGCTACCGATGCCGACGGCAACATCCCGGAGATTGGCTACGAAACGATTCCAACTGGAGCGACCTTCGTTGCCGGAGGCGATGGTACCGGAGTCTTTACCTGGGATCCGGTTTCGGCTACCTCGGGGCAGTACGACTGTATCATCACGGCCTCGGATGAATCACAGACGGTCTATTCCTCGGTCATAGTCGAGATCAATGTCGCTCCTTCTTTCTCAACCGCCTGCAACGTAGCTACGATCGATGAGGGGACATCCTGGTATTGCGACTTTACGGTGGCCGATCCGGTCAATCCCGAGGGTTACACAACGAATGTCACCGCCGCCGACCTCCCGGCCAATGCCTTGCTGGAGTTCATCGGAAGTATGACCTGGCGTTTGACTTTTTCGCCGGACTACACGCAGGTGGGACAGAACTATACGTTCGATGTAGTTGCCGATGACGGCTTCCGTCAGGCTGTTGAGTCAGTCTCGCTGACGGTATCCAACGTCGTGCTTCAAGTGGTGCAGGTAACGCCTGACCCGGATTTGGCCGATATGATGCTGCATGATTCGATCATAATTCAGTTTAACGAAGCAATCGACGTCAGCACTATGGGGAACGGAGTGGTAATTACCAGTGCGCGTGGTTCGGCTTTCCAGCGCAGCTACAACGGTGATACCTACTCGGTGATATTGAAACCATCGACCTACGGCATGGAGCAACTCGACACCATCAACGTTGTCGTCAGCGGCGGCCTGCGCGATCTGGCCGGTCAGTGGATGAGCGAGCCTTACACCAGAACCTTCTTTTCCGGAGCGCGGGTGTATCCCGGCGATGCCAACAACGACGGCATCGTAGATGAGCGCGATCTTTTACCGATGGGTCTCTATTGGAGTCGCACCGGTCCGGCTCGTCTGGAGGAGGCCTCACTCGAATTCGTCGGTGTGATGGCTCATGTCCGTTCCGGTTCCAGTGTCTGGACTCCCGCACCGGCAGTCTATGCCGATGCCGACGGCAACGGCTTGATCGATGCCGAGGATATCTGCGGATTGGGTGAAAACTGGTCGGCCACGCATTTGGTTGAGCGATCCCAGGAAACCGGTTGGGCCCTATCGGAAGAGAGTGTCGCCGGTGAAGTGATTCAGCAAATGCTCGCCGCCGCGATCGAGTGTCCCGAGACGCCGGGGACAAAACAGCTCAGGGAGATGCTTCAGACCGCTCTCGGTGAAGCGGCTCCGGCTCTGCCGACCAGCCTGACACTCTACGGTAATTATCCGAATCCTTTCAATCCGACCACTACGATCAGTTACTATTTGCCCGAGGCGGGACAGGTGACAGTGGAGATATTCAACCTGCTGGGACAACGGGTGGCGACTCCGGTCGATCAATCGTTGCCGGCGGGGTATCATGCCGTGGAATGGAACGGTCGCGATCAAAGCGGTGCAATGGTGGCCAGCGGCATTTATTTGTATCGTCTTTCGTCTGGCTCCGAAATCAAGACCGGCCGGATGATGTTGCTCAAATAG